In the Streptomyces fradiae ATCC 10745 = DSM 40063 genome, AGCGGCTCCCGTCCGCCTTCGACACCCTCCTGGAGGTCTGAACCGTGTCCCCCCGCCGCTCCGCCGACCGCAAGCCGCCGAAGGCCCGCCCGAATCCGCTGGACCGGGCCGGCATCACGTACATCGACTACAAGGACACCGACCTGCTGCGGAAGTTCATCTCCGACCGGGGCAAGATCCGCAGCCGCAGGGTGACCCGTGTCACGGCGCAGCAGCAGCGGCAGCTCGCCCGCGCCGTGAAGAACGCCCGCGAGATGGCGCTGCTGCCGTACGCCTCCGCCCCCCGCTGACCGGCCGGAAACGGCGGCGGCCGGCCAGGGCCCCCCCGCGCCTCGCGCGCGTGGGGGCCCTTTTCCGTATTCGAGGACGGAAAGGAGGAGAGAAAAGGGAGCCCGAAAGCCCCGGACACCGTCTCAGTAGTCGAAGGAACACCCCGTGTGCACGTGCATCTGCCCATGCATCCGCAGGTGAACGCAGCTATGATCCCGGATAGTTGACACCTGCAACATCACTCACTCATGTAACTCATGTGACTCGGGGAGCGTCCTGTGCACCACGTGTTGAACGTGTACAACGGCATGGCGGCCACGGAGCTTCATGGGGCCGTCTGGCAGAAGAGCCGGCACAGCAACTCGCAGGGCTCGTGTGTCGAATTCGCCAAGCTGCCCGGCGGGGAGGTGGCGGTGCGCAACTCGCGCTTCCCGGACGGCCCCGCACTGGTCTACACCCCGGCGGAGATCGAGGCGATGCTGCTGGGAGTCAAGGACGGGGAGTTCGACCACCTGGTCGGCGGCTGACGGCCGGTGGTCCGGGCCGGCCGCCGGCGGACGCGGACGCGGGTGCGAGCCACGGGCACGGGGCCTGGTGCGGGTGCGGGCGACGGCCGTGGGGGCCGGGCACGGGGCCGGGCACGGAAAAGGGGACTCCGCGAGCGGAGCCCCCTCCATCGGCCGGCGAGTCCCCCGTGGCCTCGGGCCGACGTTCTTTTCCGTGTCCGCGCGATGCGCGGAGCCGCGGTGCCGACGGGTGCGGTGCCGCCGCGGGCGGCCCGTGCGGCCCGTGGGCCCGGCTACCGCGGCCGTTCCCCCAGCCGGAACAGCGCCCAGACGACCTTCCCGTGCAGGGTCCCCGCCAGCGGGTGCCACCCCCAGCTGTCGCTGAAGGACTCGACCAGGAACAGACCGCGGCCCGACTCGGCGGCGAAGTCCTCGCCCGAGCCGCGCGCCGCCGGGGTGTCCGGGCTCGGGTCGCGCACCGCGCACACGAGGCGGCCCGCCCAGCGCATCAGGTGCAGCCGTACGGGCGGGTCGAGGGGCTGCTCGCGCGGGGGTCCGGCGGGCAGGGCGTGCCGCAGCGCGTTGGTGACGAGTTCGGAGACGACGAGCGCCACGTCGTCGAAGCGCTCGCTGAGGTTCCACTGGGTGAGCGTGACGCTGGTGAACTGGCGGGCGCCCCGCACCGCCTCGTACCGGGCGGGCAGGGCGCAGGAGGCCGAGCTCGACACGCTCGCGGCGTCGACGGGAGGAAGCCCCTGCCTTAACGGCTCGAGCATGGTCGATCCATTCGTCCCCATGCGAGGCACTCCCCGGATTCGCAGCTGTGGTGCTACAACACGAACGACTACGCAGGTGCGCGGGGACCATGGTTGCGAAAGGAAGGGGCAGATGCAAGGGCAGATGCACGTGCACGCGCCCGAGCTGTCCCGCCCCGTGATGGTTCTTGGCCATATCTTCCCCGGGGTTTCCACGGGGCCGTGGCCGAAGTGGTCGCCGGTCTGTAATCGTTCGCGTACGGGGTGAAGCGTTTTGGTGGCAGAATCCGCTTCCTCGGGGCTCGGGGGGCGCTCCGTCGTACACATCAGCGATGGGGAGGGTTGGAGACGTGACCGCGACTGAATCCGGCGGTTCCGTGGTGCGGCGCATCCTGCTGGGCTCGCAGCTGAGGAGGCTGCGCGAGGCGCGCGGCATCACCCGCGAGGCGGCCGGCTACTCGATCCGGGCGTCCGAATCCAAGATCAGCCGGCTGGAGTTGGGAAGGGTGAGCTTCAAGGCGCGCGACGTGGAGGACCTGCTCACGCTCTACGGGGTCACCGACGAGAAGGAGCGCGAGGCGCTGCTGGGCCTCGTCCGCGAGGCCAACCTCGCGGGCTGGTGGCACAGCTACGGCGACGTGCTGCCCGGGTGGTTCCAGACGTACATCGGGCTCGAGGGCGCCGCCTCGCTCATCCGCATCTACGAGGTCCAGTTCGTCCACGGCCTGCTGCAGACCGAGGCGTACGCCCACGCGGTCGTCGCGCGCGGAGCGTGCCCCAACGCGTCGGCCGCCGACATCGACCGGCGCGTGGCCCTGCGCCTGGAGCGGCAGAAGGTCCTGGTGTCGGAGCGGGCCCCGCGATTTCACGCCGTTCTGGACGAGGCCGCGCTGCGCCGCCCGTACGGCGACCGTGCCGTCATGCGCGAGCAGCTCAAGCACCTCATCGAGATGTCGGAGCGTCCCAACATCACCCTCCAGGTGATGCCGTTCAGCTTCGGCGGGCACTCCGGCGAGAGCGGCGCCTTCACCATGCTGCGCTTCCCGGAGTCGGACCTCTCCGACATCGTCTACCTGGAGCAGCTGACGGGCGCGCTGTACATCGACAAGCGGGACGAGGTGACCCAGTACGAGCGCGCCATGGAGAAGCTCCACGAGGACAGTCCGGGCCCGGAGGAGAGTCGGGATCTGCTCAGAGGACTCCTTCAACTCATCTGATCCGTCAGTAGTATGACGTCCCGTCACGAGCGTCAGGGAGCGGCCCTGCGGGCCACACGGCCATCGGAAGGGATGCCATGTCCTACTTCAGAGATCTGGCCCTGCAGTACATCGACGGTGAATGGCGGGCCGGCGGCGGCTCGTGGGACATCATCGACTTCAACCCGTTCAACGAGGAGAAGCTCGCCTCCATCACCGTCGCCACCGTCGACGAGGTGGACCAGGCGTACCGCGCCGCCGAACGGGCGCAGGCCGGGTGGGCCGCGACCAACCCGTACGCGCGGCGCGGCGTCTTCGAGCGGGCGCTGCGGATCATCGAGGACCGCGAGCCCGAGC is a window encoding:
- the rpsR gene encoding 30S ribosomal protein S18, with the protein product MSPRRSADRKPPKARPNPLDRAGITYIDYKDTDLLRKFISDRGKIRSRRVTRVTAQQQRQLARAVKNAREMALLPYASAPR
- a CDS encoding DUF397 domain-containing protein, with the translated sequence MAATELHGAVWQKSRHSNSQGSCVEFAKLPGGEVAVRNSRFPDGPALVYTPAEIEAMLLGVKDGEFDHLVGG
- a CDS encoding ATP-binding protein, encoding MGTNGSTMLEPLRQGLPPVDAASVSSSASCALPARYEAVRGARQFTSVTLTQWNLSERFDDVALVVSELVTNALRHALPAGPPREQPLDPPVRLHLMRWAGRLVCAVRDPSPDTPAARGSGEDFAAESGRGLFLVESFSDSWGWHPLAGTLHGKVVWALFRLGERPR
- a CDS encoding helix-turn-helix domain-containing protein yields the protein MGRVGDVTATESGGSVVRRILLGSQLRRLREARGITREAAGYSIRASESKISRLELGRVSFKARDVEDLLTLYGVTDEKEREALLGLVREANLAGWWHSYGDVLPGWFQTYIGLEGAASLIRIYEVQFVHGLLQTEAYAHAVVARGACPNASAADIDRRVALRLERQKVLVSERAPRFHAVLDEAALRRPYGDRAVMREQLKHLIEMSERPNITLQVMPFSFGGHSGESGAFTMLRFPESDLSDIVYLEQLTGALYIDKRDEVTQYERAMEKLHEDSPGPEESRDLLRGLLQLI